From the Glutamicibacter halophytocola genome, the window TCGTGAAACTCGAACTACGGGGAATCTCGAAAGCCTTCGGTTCTTTCTACGCCAATAAAAATATCGACCTGCTGGTTGATGACGCCCAGATCCACTGTCTGCTCGGCGAAAACGGTGCTGGAAAATCCACGCTTATGAACGTGCTCTACGGTCTGTACCAGCCGACCGAGGGCGAAATCCTGCTTGATGGAAACCCCGTCGAGTTCTCCGGTCCGGGCGACGCCATGGCCGCCGGCATCGGCATGGTGCACCAGCACTTCATGCTGGTCCCGGTCTTCACCGTGGCAGAAAATATTGCCCTCGGCGCTGAAACCACCAAGGCCGGCGGCGTGCTGGACCTCCAGGTCACGCGCAAGAAGATCCGCGAAATCTCGGACCGCTACGGGTTTGACGTGGATCCGGACGCCATTGTCGAAGACCTGCCGGTCGGCGTGCAGCAGCGTGTTGAAATCATCAAGGCCCTGGTGCGCGAGGCCAAAATCCTGATTCTGGATGAGCCAACTGCCGTGCTGACCCCGCAGGAGACCGACGAGCTTCTCGAAATCATGCGCCAGCTCAAGGCCAACGGCACCTCCATCGTCTTCATCTCGCACAAGCTGCGCGAGGTGCGCGCCGTCTCCGATGTGATCACCGTGATCCGCCGCGGCGAAGTCATCGACTCAGTCTCCCCGGAATCCTCCACCACCGAGCTGGCCAACCTGATGGTGGGCCGCGCCGTGGAACTGAACCTGAACAAGGCCCCAGCCACCCCGGGCGAGGCTGTGCTCCAGGTCAAGGACCTGACGGTCGTTGACCATGCAGGCACGACCACGCTGAACTCGGTCACTTTCGATATCCACGAAGGCGAGATCCTGGCCGTGGCCGGCGTGCAGGGCAACGGCCAGACCGAACTGACCGAAGCCATCCTGGGCACCCAGGCCGTGACCGGCGGCTCGGTCAAGCTGGCCGGCGAAGAACTGGTGGGCAAATCCGTCAAGCAGGTGCTGCGCACCGGCGTCGGCTTTGTTCCGGAAGACCGCTCGGTGCACGGATTGGTCACCGAATTCTCCATTGAGGAGAACCTGGTCTTGGACCTCTACGACCGCGCGCCCTTCGGCAAGGGCATCTCGATGAACCTGGATGCCATCAAGAAGAACGCGGCCGCGCAGATCAAGGACTTCGACGTGCGCACCGACAATGCGCTGAATCCGGCCTCCAGCCTCTCGGGCGGCAACCAGCA encodes:
- a CDS encoding ABC transporter ATP-binding protein: MKLELRGISKAFGSFYANKNIDLLVDDAQIHCLLGENGAGKSTLMNVLYGLYQPTEGEILLDGNPVEFSGPGDAMAAGIGMVHQHFMLVPVFTVAENIALGAETTKAGGVLDLQVTRKKIREISDRYGFDVDPDAIVEDLPVGVQQRVEIIKALVREAKILILDEPTAVLTPQETDELLEIMRQLKANGTSIVFISHKLREVRAVSDVITVIRRGEVIDSVSPESSTTELANLMVGRAVELNLNKAPATPGEAVLQVKDLTVVDHAGTTTLNSVTFDIHEGEILAVAGVQGNGQTELTEAILGTQAVTGGSVKLAGEELVGKSVKQVLRTGVGFVPEDRSVHGLVTEFSIEENLVLDLYDRAPFGKGISMNLDAIKKNAAAQIKDFDVRTDNALNPASSLSGGNQQKVVMARELSRELKLFIASQPTRGVDVGSIEFLHRRIVAERDKGTPVMIVSTELDEVMELADRIAVLYKGRINGIVPGDTSREVLGLMMAGVSAEEAAEQAEFTKSDNEPVEAAPAGEHSENQEGEGQ